The genome window TGGCCTTTTCGATGAGTCCAAGGACTGCATTGTCCCACGGCTGAATGGTAAGAAGTCTGCTTTCAGGGGCGGCTATGGTCGCCAATTGGTTGATGGGCATGAGTGTCCCATAATAATCTACCTTGATACCTTCAAGAAGGGCTGGGGCCGCTCGGCCCGTCCTTATCCTTGCAAGTTCCTTTTGAAAGGATTCTATAGCCTTGTCCATTCTTGATTTCGTATCTTTGATGACCGCATCGTGCATTGTCATCCTCCTCTTACAATCGTACCTATTGGTTTTCCCATTATTACACCTTTTATGTTGCCTGGGGTCTTCATATTGAAGACGATTATGGGAAGCCGACCGTCGCGCGCCATGGAGACTGCTGAGGCGTCCATGACCTTTAGTCCCATCTCGAGTACATCCTGATAGGTCAAATTGTTAAACTTAACCGCTTCAGGGTACTTTTTGGGATCTCTATCATATATGCCGTCCACGCTTGTTGCCTTCATGAGCAGGTCAGCCTTTATCTCGAGCGCGCGCAATGCGGCGGCTGTGTCTGTTGTAAAAAATGGGTTGCCTGTGCCTGCAGCGAAGATTACGATTCTGCCCTTTTCAAGGTGTTTAAGCGCCCTGGCCCTTATAAAGGGTTCGGCCATTCTACCGACTTCGATGGCCGACATTATCCTGGTCGATACCCTCCGTTTTGTGAGCGCATCTTGGATAGCGAGGGCATTCATAATCGTGGCGAGCATGCCTATTTGATCTGCCGTGGCCCTGTCCATGCCCTGGGCTGCGCCCATAACCCCTCTGAATATGTTGCCGCCCCCTACAACAACACCCATCTGTACGCCAAGTCCATGTATCTGGGACAGTTCATCGGCAAGTTCATTTACAGCGTCCTGTGATATACCACCATGGAGGTCATCGGAAAGCCCTTCTCCGCTTAGCTTTAAAAGGACCCGTTTGTATGGTAGGGCTGTAAAATTCTTTGACGGCATATACTTGTACTATTCAGCCCCTATCTGGTAGCGTATAAAGCGCTTTATAGAGATATTTTCCCCCATTTTTGCCATGAGTTCGTTCAGGAGGTCTTGCACGGATATGTCGGGGTTCTTTACAAAAGGCTGTTCAAGGAGGCAGACTTCTTTATAGAATTTTTCAAGCCTACCCGTTACCATCTTTTCTGCGATATGTTCAGGCTTACCGGCATCAACGGCCTGGTTTTTATATATAGCCTTTTCTTTTTCGATGATTTCCGTCGGGACATCTTCCCTTCTTATGCAGATGGGGTTGGATGCCGCTATTTGCATGGCGATATCCCTTGCGAATTGGATGAATTGATCTGTTTTTGCTACAAAATCAGTTTCGCAGTTTACCTCCACCATTACCCCAAGTTTATTTCCTGCATGAATATAGGATTGTATGATCCCTTCGGATGTTACACGTCCGGCCCTTTTTGCTGCAACTGCCAATCCTTTTTGGCGGAGCCATGCAACCGCCTTTTCCATGTCGCCGCCGCATTCTTGAAGCGCCTTTTTGCAATCCATCATTCCTGCATTGGTCCTATCCCTTAATTCCTTGACCTTTGCAGCAGATATATCAACCATGATAACTCCTCCAAGAAATTGTCTTTAAGTTTAATCAAAATGAATAAAGTGTGATTATCACAGAGGCCTTGTTAGGCCTCGACCGCTGTATATTCCTCTTCAACTTCAACGACGGTCTCTTCGACTGTATTTTTATCAGCCCCCATCTCTTCTTCTGTGACGGCCTTGTCAGTCGCGGCCTGCTGGGCCTCGGCGAGCCGCTGCCTGCCTTCAATTATGGCGTCGGCCATCTTGGCCGTTATTAGTCTTATGGCGCGTATTGCATCGTCGTTGCCTGGTATAGGATAGTCGATCCCATCAGGGTCGCAGTTGGTGTCAACGATCGCCACCACAGGTATCCCAAGTTTTTTGGCCTCTTTTACCGCTATCTCTTCTTCGTTTGAATCGACTATGAACAAGGCCGATGGTAAGGATGTCATATTTTTTATCCCACCGATGTTAAGTGTGAGTTTTTCACGTAACCTATTCATCAGCAGGATCTCTTTCTTGGGAAATCTCTCTATGCTGCCGTCTTCAAACATGGCATCGAGACGTTTCAATTTTTCGATCCCTTTTTGAATCGTATGAAAATTTGTTAGCGTCCCACCCAACCATCTGTTATTGACGTACGGCATTTCACACCGTATGGCCTCTTCGGCTATAGCGTCCTGTGCCTGTTTTTTTGTGCCTATAAAAAGTACTATACCCCCTGCTTCGGCTATATTGCTTACAAAATCATATGCGGTCTTAAAAAATTTTACGGTTTTTTGGAGATCTATTATATAGATACCATTTCTTGCCCCAAAGATATATGGCTTCATCTTTGGGTTCCATCGCCTAGTCTGATGTCCGAAATGTACCCCCGCCTCTAAAAGTTGTTTCATTGTTACGTAACCCATAGGTCCTCCTAAAGTGGTTTTTCCACCACCAAGCTTTAAAAAAGATATGCCCGTCTTGCCTATTAAGACGGCACCACGTGGAGTTGCCTGGTGTGTGTAATTTAAATCTGTTCTTTGTAACACCGAGGCAGAAGTTTTGCAAGCATATGGGGGTCGATATAAATAAAAAAGGGCGATATGATATCGCCCTTTTTTTTGAATCGAATCTAATTTTTTCAGGCGGTTTTGATTTCTATCTGTTTCGGCTTAACCTCCTCTTTTTTGGGCAAGACCAGTTTTAAAACCCCCTTTTCATATGTTGCAGTGGCTTTTTCGGCATCTATGGATACCGGCAACCTTATCATCCTTGAAAAGGAACCGTATCTTGTTTCGACACGGTGATAATTTTCGTCTTTTTCTTCTGTCTTTCTCTGTTTCTCACCCTTGATGGTGAGCATATCGCCTGCAATGGAGATGTCTATATCTTTGGCATCCATGCCAGGCACTTCAGCTTTTATGATGAGATTGTCTTTGGTTTCGGAGAGATCAATGGAAGGGATCCATGTGCCCTCGGTGCTCACCAGTTCGCCACCGCCAAAAAAATCTTCCCACACCTTGTCCATCTCTCTCCTCAGATTACTTAGCTCCCGGAACGGTCTCCACGGTTGGATCTCAAACATAGCTCATCTCCTCCTTTCTTTTTTTGAAAAAAATAAGATTTGATAATATAAAGTCAAGTGGAGATGAGTTTATAGCCTCACAGCATAAATAAAAGACCCTCTTTTTCAGAGGGTCTTTTATTCTCATGTTTTTGAGGTTGTTTGACTATTATTTCGTCTTGGGGGCTTCGGGTGTTGCTGCAGGTGCTGCCTGCTCAGTAGCAGGTGCCGCCGGCTTAGCCTCTTCCTTTGGTGTTGCTGCAGGTGCTGCCTGCTCAGTAGCAGGTGCCGCCGGCTTAGCCTCTTCCTTTGGTGTTGCTGCAGGTGCTGCCTGCTCAGTAGCAGGTGCCGCCTCTTCTACCTTGGGTGCAGGTGCTGCCTGCTCAGTGGTTGTCCCTTCTTTCTTTTCTTCAGATTTTGAGCACGCCACAAGCCCGCCCATAAGGGAAACTGAAACCAATACTGCGATCAAGAGATTCAGCTTTTTCATTCTCCTTCTCCTTTTCTGATGTTGGCTCTAGAGGCCTAAATTTTTTGATAAAAATCGATCTTAATTTAATTTAAGATATTATACAAATATTATTTGAATCGTCAAGTATTATTGATCACAATGGAACAATAAATCAATGATGGCCGTTGACATCAAGGCCGCCGCTAAGTATCTTGAATCATCTGTGGGTAAGCGCACATCTTTTTTTGAGGTTATGTTTTACCCTGAGGCTGTAAAGGTCAGCTCTTCTTTATCGTCCTGTTCATCAACCCTTGCCTTGCTTTTGGGTTCTGCCATGCTTGGGGCAAGCTAAATTTTAAATATTATAAAATATTGAGGTCGAAATCAATCTAAATTTTTTAGATAGAGGTGTTATATGGCTGTCTTGAAGCAGATGACAGGGATATACATAATCATCTTTTCAGTGTTGTTTTTTGCCCCGTTCCTTTCTTGTGCCGAGATGGTTTCTGTGGGCAAAAACGAAAACCATGCGGTGGCCGAGGTCCATGGAAAGTTTATAACAATAAAGGATGTGGTGGAATTTGCCAAGACCTCGCCGAATTTTAATTCGATGCTTCAGTTCCCGGGTGGGGCACCGAAGGTGCTGAATGAACTCATATGGCGCAAACTCCTGCTCCTTGAGGGGCGGGATGCAGGAATAATAAAGCCCGGTGAAGAAAAAGAAGGCGACGATGAGCTTCTCGTCCTTCGTGTTCTCAAGAAGTTGCTGCCCCCATTTAAACCGCTCACAACCGAAGAGCTTCATTCGTTTTATGAAAGACACAAGGCCCTTTTTTCTACGCCTCTGATGCTTCGCATCTCTCAGATCAAGGTCGAGATAAAAGATAAAGGCGAAGCCGCCGCGCTGGCAAAGATAAATGAGGCAAAAAGGGCCATCGACGAGGGGACGCCTTTTGATAAAGTCGCTAAAAAATACTCAGAAGATGGATTCAGCAGGGATAGGGGCGGCGATCTGGGTTTTATTCCTATGGAGAAGATAGAGTCGTCAAAGATTGAAAAGACCCTTGAGTCTCTGCCGTTGAACAGGCCGAGCGGGGTGTTGAAAAACGGCGATGCCTTTGTCATATATATGGTGACTGAGAGAGAAGAGCCTATCGCCGACCCGTATGGCAAAATAATCGAGACAGTGCAGCAAAAGGCGGATGAATGGCGCAGGAGTAAGGCAATGGCCGAGCTTCGCAAGAGGCTTGAGAAGAAATGGGGAGTTGAATATCTGGACAAAGAATGGATGCCGAAAGAAGACAGATGACGGCGCAAGGACTTTGGAGGTTAAGGGAATTATTTTTTTGTCTTTTCAAGAGAGAGCTCGGCAATTCCTATTCAGGGCATTTGGCCGGTTTTTTTTCGATAATGGTAAATCCATTGGTGCAACTGGCCGTATATGCCTTTGTATTTAAGATAGTATTCAAGGTCAGATTCCCTGAATTATCAGGTCAGGATTTTGTAGCCTTCGTGGCCACGGCGATGTGGCCGTGGATGGCGTTTCAGATCGGTGTTCAAAAAGGACTTGCCTCGATTGAGGCTAACAGAAATCTTGTCAAGAAGGTATGGTTGCCCCATGAGTTTCTCGTTTACGCCTCTGTAGGCTCCATCTATGTGATTCAAATCACAGGTTTTATATTCGTTATTCTGGTCTTGTATTTAACAGACTTTTCGATCCATGTATTCAAACTACCGTTCATATTGCCGGTGTTGATCCTGCAGTTTATTTTTACCGCCGGCCTTGCTTTGATTTTTGCGGCACTCAAGGTCTTTGTGGAGGACTTAGGCCAAGCTATAGCCCCTTTATTTACAGTCTGGTTTTATGCGACGCCGGTTCTCTATCCAATCAGTCTTGCCCCTATACAACTTCGTAATATCATCGAACTCAATCCCATGACTTATTGTGTAAGCCGTATTCGGGATGTCATTTTATATAATAAATTTCAGATAGGCTTGATGGATGCCTTTCAATCTGTAGCGATTGTCCTTTTTTTCATATTTGCGCGCCTGTTTTTTAATAGGCTTTCGCCTTATTTCGAAAATGTCCTATAGGTTATTAAATCATCTAACAGGGTTACTAAGAGAAGCCCTGATAGAAAATAAACTGTCGTTTTGATATGTCTTTGTCTTTGGTAAGGCTCAGAAATTGCAGCAAAGGATATCCATTACTTAGTCCAGGTCTTGGGAATTTAAAAAATATCTGGTCGTTTTTGACAGGGCGGGGAGACATCCCGAGTTTTTATGCCGTTCATGGGATAGATCTGGATATAAGTAAAGGGGAGTCGATTGGACTTATCGGTGAAAATGGTGCAGGCAAATCGACCCTCCTTAAAATTATCGCTGGTGTTGTAAGACCGACATCAGGTACTGTTGAGGTCAATGCCAGGATAGGCGCATTGCTGGAGCTTGGTGCCGGGTTTCATCCTGAGCAAACAGGCAGGGAAAATATCAGGCTGGCGGCTACGCTTATGGGCATGACCAGCGCCGAGATAAGGGAGAGCATAGACGATATAATAGAGTTTGCGGATATCGGAGATCATATAGACAGGCCTATAAAACATTATTCCTCCGGTATGGTTGTCAGGCTTGGCTTCGCCATAGTTACTGCCATGCGCCCCGACTTGCTCATCACCGATGAAGTCCTTGCGGTAGGCGATGAATCTTTTCAAAAAAAGTGCATAAGATGGATGGAGTCATATCTGTCGGGCGGAGGCACCTTGATGCTTTGTTCCCACGGTATGTACCATATTCAGAAATTGTGTCGAAAGGCATTGTGGCTCAAGGATGGTAAGGCGCATATGTTTGGAGATGCAATGGAGGTGACGCAAAGCTATCTCGCCTATTTTGAGGAGATGGAGCGCGGCTGTAAAGAAAAGACGGGTCCAGAAGAACTTGGGGTGCGCAAGGCCTCAATTTATGACGATGTCTATTCAGTGTTGGAGGTACATATGGAGGATGCGTACGGCAAGATCGTTTACGACATCAGGCATGGGGACGATGTAACCGTTCGAGGGGTGGTTTATTCGCCTGACGGTCGCACGCCTGTCGTGGCCATCGGCATCTTGAGGGCCGACGGTACCCCTGTTTATGCCACATCCACAGAAATTGACGGATCTGAACCTTATATCCTATCTAATCCAGGACGATTTGGTTTTTCTATATATTTTAAAAAATTGCCGCTCCTGCCAGGAAGGTATATCCTGCGAGCCCACGCCATGGATCCTGAGGCCATGCGGCTGTTTGATCCGTTGGAATGTCCTTTTAGGGTCTTGGGTGACATAAGGGACATGGGTATTTGCTATTTGGAACACGTATGGCGGCATGAATAATCATATCCGCCTGTTTGATCGGCGATGACTGGTTTTTATTTATGAGCCTGAGACAGAACCTTTTGGATCTTTTCGAGCTTTTTTTGTTGCCAGGGCTCGCGATTTTTATCCCCTGGCCCTTTTGTTTCCGAATCTACAGATTTTTTGCAGCATTTGATTGGATTTACAAGACAGAGACCCAGATGGCCGTCAGCCGGGCTGCAGCGATCGCCGGAATCGCCGATACCATTGCTTGGGCATCTGCCTATCGTTTGACAAGGCTCGTTGACCATGCCGATCTCTACCTCTCTCTTTTCCGCAGTAACAGATGGTTCAAGAAATACGTCTCGGTGACAGGTCTTGGTTGGCCAGCGGATGACGTCCCATTTTTGGCCATAACCTTTCATTTCGGCGCTGGTCTGTGGTCTTTGAGGCATCTGAAGGCCACTGGAAGATTCATCTCAGGCCTTATGAAGGGATTCAACAGAGAGGAGTTCCCTGGCAGGTTTGTACGCTATTGTTACGGTCGCCTTCGTACCTATGCGATTTCAAGGGCTGGGGTAAAAAACCTCGTGTTTCTCGATAAGGGCAGTTATTTTAAATTGAGAAACGTCTTCAGTGCCAGGTCATGTCTTGTTGCGCTACTGGATGTTCCGACAAGGCGGCAGCGAAATGCCATTAAGGCTTCGCTCTTTGGCCGTGATATCTTTTTGCCGCGCGGCTTGATCCATCTGGCAGCGAGAGAGAAGATCCCGATTATAGCCTATTCAGCCACGCTTGACAGAGAGACCGGCGCAAGGACAATAAATATAAGCGAACCAGTTAAAAGCGATAGCGAGGAGGTTCTTGCCGATTATCTTGTAAATGAGCTTAAAAAGGTCGTATATTCCGATACGGCATCTTGGCATTGTTGGGAATATGTAGATATGTTTTTTGTTGATCATGAAAAGTAATCATATATACAATAGAGTAATGTCCATTGATAGTGGTGATTCTCTCTCTATAATTGCAAAACAGGTTAGACATGGCGCCAAAGTATTAGAACTTGGTGTTGCTTCAGGTTATTTTGGGCGTTTTCTAGTTGAACAACTTGATTGTATAGTAGATGGTATAGAGATAGATCCATTAATGGCTGAAATAGCTAGGAGATATTATAGAAAATTAATTATAGGTGATTTGGAAAATATCTCCCTGAGTGATCAGATAGATACTGATTATAATTATATTATATGTGCAGATATCCTCGAACATTTAAAGGAGCCATCCCAGGTACTTGAAAATTTAAAATCTTTTTTAAAAAGGGATGGTGAAATTTTAATTTCGATTCCGAATATTGCTTATGCAGGGGCGGTAATTGCGATAATAAGCGGGGATTTCCCTTATAGAGACGAAGGATTGTTAGATAAAAGCCATTTAAGATTTTTTACTCTTAAAAGTTTTTTACGGATGCTTATTGAGCTTAAATATGACGTAAAGAGAATAGAAAAAGTACATCTGTCATTTGAAGAAAGTGAATTTGCTTATATGATAAGCGAGATAGACCCTCAGATTAGAAAGTATCTCTTTGGAATTCCTGACTCCGATGTCTATCAATATGTTCTTGCTGTGGGCTTGTATGATTCAGCAAATGGATTTTTTAATCCAAGATCTAAATTGTCAGTTTATCCTGAGGAAGAAAAAATAGATGTAATCATACCTGTTTATAAAGGCGAAATAGAGACAAAAAGATGTATTGAGAGTGTATTATCGTATGAACAGAATGCGCCATTTGAAGTTATCGTAATAGACGATAATAGTCCTGATATGTTTATTTATGAGTATTTAAGTAATCTTGCAAGTAAAGATTTAATTACATTTATTTATAATTCACAAAATCTTGGTTTTGTTGCCTCTGTAAATTCGGCAATGTTGTTACATAATAAAAGAGATGTTATAATTTTAAATAGCGATACAATTGTCTCAAATGATTGGATAGATCGTCTTAGACGCTGTGCTCTAAGCGATCCTGCAATTGGCACAGTAACTCCTTTTTCTAACAATGCTACAATATGTAGTTATCCGAATTTCTGCGAAGATAACGAATTGCCAGAAGGTTTATCAGTAGAATATTTGGATAATTTATTTAAAAAGATTAATTCATGTAAGATGATTGATATACCAACTGGCGTCGGTTTCTGTATGTATATAAAGCGTTCTTGTTTAAATGATGTCGGCATGTTTGATTTCAAAAATTTTGGGAAGGGTTACGGTGAAGAAAATGATTTTTGTATGAGGGCATCAAGATCAGGCTGGCGTCATGTGCTCTGTGGAGATGTCTTTGTATACCATAAAGGCGGTGTAAGCTTCTCCGGTACCAAAAAAGAATTGCAGCAAAGAGGTATTGAAACCCTAGTTAAACTTCATCCTGATTATTTGGATATTATCCGTAGCCACTTGGAAGCCGATCCTGCCAAAGATTTGCGATCGGCAATTGATACAGCGATAGTTAAAAATAAAAATAATTTTCTATTAAATAAATATAGAGGCTTTTTAAATAGATTATTTGGATCAAAATTATAATTATAATGTGACAATGATCGAATCTCGAAATAATCATATATTATGTTTCCCTGTGTTATCAACTGACACTTTGTTATCTAATGATATCAATTTAATTTTAAAGAAGTGCTACTATGATACTAGCATCTTATTTATAGATATGACAAGAGCTGGAATTGATATTTTTGATCCAGTTTTTGCAAAGTATCATGATATTTTTATTGAAAATTCTAATGTAATATTCCGTCGGATAAATATTGATTTATATTCTAATGCCATAATTGCCTCTCTTGTTGTGTGTTTAAGAGAATTTCCATGCAATGATGTTTTATTTATTAAACCGGAGTTAAAAGTACCAGATATGTGGGATGTGCGTCTAAAAAAGGCTGCATATTCTGATTCCGTTATTGCTACAGCATCTCCAATGTGTGATTGCTCACCTTTTTTTTCTCTTCTTGATGTAAATAGTTCCAATGATAATACCAATTTTGATTTTGAAGATATAGATCGTCTTTCTTTTTGTCTTGGCCATCGTTTTGTTTATGAGACGCCTTATTTTTTTGATGGCTGTTTTTATCTAAGATTTGATGCTTTGAATGAAATTGAAGATCATAATTTATTGTTTAGTAGCAATTCTAATTCGACTTTAAGTGATTTAAATAATGCATTAATTTCTATCGGTAAATTACATGTTTTATGTGATCATCTTTATGTTGGCTACGATAAATCAATAAGTAATTGTGTATCTTATAACAATATTGATTATAGTAAATATAATTTTGTTGATAAAGAATTTCTTCTATCGCATCCATTAACTACTGTTCGTCAGGCAGTTGCATATTTTATTGATAAAAAATATAAAATTATTTCTATGCCAGGTCTTGAATCAAAGCCTGTTATCCTTCATATAACTCATAGTTGGGGTGGTGGAATTGAGGAATGGATTCGCGATTTTTCAAATGTTAGAGATAAGGCAGTTAATATTGTTTTAAAATCTATAGGCAATTCAGGAGTCTATGGATATAGGCTTGCCCTTTTTACCAATATTAAAGATACTAATCCAATTAGATTATGGGAATTATCGCTTCCAATATTGTGTTCCAAAGCCAGCAATATCGAATATAGAAGAATTCTTAATCAAATCATTAAAGAATTCTCAGTTGATGCTATTATTATATCATCTTTTATTGGTCATAGTTTTGATGTTATTTCAAGCAACAAAAAGACTGTTATAGTTTGTCATGATTATTATCCATTTTGTCCTGCTATAACGACATATTTTGATGGAGTATGTGCAAAATGCGATTTTGATAGTTTGTCAAGTTGTATCTATCATAATAAATCGAATTTATTGATGAATAGTCCTGAGTTTTCGGCCCGGGAGTGGCTCAATCTCCGTGGAGAATACGTAAGATTGATCAAATCGCACGGAGTGAGCTTGGTTGCCCCATCGAAGTCCGCTGTTGAGCGCCTATGTGCGCTTGAATCACGTTTTTCCCCTTTGGATTTCACGGTCATTCCTCATGGTTATCTCTTCAATGACTTTTCAGTGGCATTAGATGGGGACAGATCCTTGCGGCCCTATCCCATGGCCCATTCAAAGATGCGGGCGATCGTGCTTGGTCAGTTAAAAAGGGAAAAGGGGCTTCATCTGCTCCAGGAAGTTTGCCATGGGCTATCCCAATATGTAGATATATATTTAGTGGGTTGTGGGGAAAAGGCGAAGCAATCGCTGAGTGACGCCAGGTGTATAAAAGAGATTATAGAAAGATATGATCGATCGGATCTGCCTGGCATTATTAAAGGTATAGCGCCTGACTTTGGATTGCTCCTTTCCGTATGGCCAGAGACCTTCAGTTATGTTTTAAGCGAACTCATGATCCTTGGTGTCCCGCCAGTGGCTACTGCCCTTGGCAGTTTTAAGGACCGTATAATAGATGGAGTGAATGGTTTTCTTTTTGAGCCAAGCGGAGACGCCCTTTTAGAAAGGGTCCGACTGCTTTCGGAACATCCGGCCATGTTGACAGGTGTCAGAGAGAGGCTCAAGTGTTTCCGGCATCGGTCGCTTGATGAAATGGTCGATGATTATGTGCGTCTGTTAGGAATAGGCCGGCCGCAAGCCGCCCGTTATGAGCCTTGCATAGGCACGGAAACAGGGCTTACAGAGCCGTATATGCGGCTTTATTCCTCTTATAAGGGGCTGGAAAGGGCTTATGCCCACATGAAAGAGGCATATGAACAGAAGACCGAGGCGTGCGAGCGGATGCAGTTGCGCATCGCCGAACTTAATGAGTCTTTAATGGCCGCAATAACAGAATCTGAAAATATGCAAAAGAAATTGGAAGAGATATATGGTAGTCTGTATTGGAAGGTAGGCCGTTTCTTTAAGTTGATCGGTTCAGATTAGTTAGTTGGTGATTTTATGCCAGGAGGTGCATATATGGCCAAGGTGGCCGTTTGTGGTTCAAGGAGCATCAATTCCTATGGGTTGGTAAAAGATGTACTTGATCAGCTCTTGATAGAGGAGGATGTTGTGCTCTCCGGCAATGCCCCAGGGGTTGACCGCATGGGAGAGGAATACGCCAGACAAAGGGGGCTTGAGGTCAAGATCATACCTTCTGAATGGGCCAAGCACGGTCTTAAGGCCACCATGATGAGGAATGAGGTGCTGCTGAGGTCCTCCGACTTTGTGATCTGCTTTTGGGACGGCCTCTCTGAAGGTGCCGGCCATATGCTTGAGATATCCAAGAGGGCGAGAAAGCTGTTGGCTGAGGTCAGAATTGACGGGTATCTCAAGTTGTTCTTGAATCCAAGAAGGCTTTGACGCTTTGTATTCGATAGGTCGAAACAGAGCCCTGTTTGCCTGATCTGGTTGGGGGCGGCGGTTGAGACCTTGCCTTTCAGTGCCCCAAAAGGTCATCGGTACTTGTGTTCGAGAATTCTTTTTTGGCTAGGGGATTGGGTCTCTATTTAATTTAAATTGTTGGGCGGGTATTGGTTATGATGGATTTCGGCTGGTGGACTACAGGCAGGGATCGGGCGGCGTTTGATCTCTTTGATGCCGCCTGGAAGGGCATACAAGACGGCGTTATCAGCGGTAAAATCTCTTATGTATTTTGTTCGAAGGCCAAGGGAGAGGGTGTATATAGCGACAGGCTTATGGACGAGGCGTCGATGCGCGGTCTCCCTGTCGTGAGCATCTCTGCGGCCAAATTCATGCCGGAGCTAAGGGTGGCTGATCGTGAGAGATGGAGGGATCTTTATCACGGCATGGTGCTCGACGCTTTAAAGGATCTTCATCATGACATTGTAGTGCTCGCGGGTTATATGTGGGTGGTAAGTGCAAGGGTCTGCCGAAGTTTCCCGATCATAAACCTTCATCCGGCGCTCCCCGGCGGGCCCTGTGGTACATGGCAGGAGGTGATCTGGCAGCTCATCCAGGAAAGAGCTGGATCTGCAGGGGCGATGATCCACCTTGTCACCCCTGAACTCGACAGGGGGCCGGCTATAACCTATTGCAGGTTCAAGATAAGAGGTAATGACAAGTGGGATATTTTGTGGGATCAGCTTGATAGATCTCTCAAGACCACCGATCTTGATGCAATCAAGGCCTCTTATGGAGAGACCCAGCGGCTTTTTGCCGCGATCAGGATGGAAGGGGTAAAAAGAGAGGTCCCGCTTACAATCCAGACCTTGAGGTTGCTGGCAAACGGCGATATCTTGATAAAGAACGGTATGCCCTTTGACAGGTTTGGTAGGGTGCTCGAGGCCCCTTTAGATCTTACACCCGAGATCGACCCATCGCTTCAGGGAGCGGCCAACCGCATCGATTGATAAGATCTAATTTATCTTTAAGCTTCAAACTGTAAGGATTGCGCGACAAAAAATATCTTGACAGATTTAATAACGGTCATATACTTAACAACTAAGCCTAAAAAAGGCTTAATTCAAAATAAAAAGAGGGGGTTTAAAAATGCGCAAAAAGATTTTAGCCGTAGTTTCAGCTCTTGTTTTTTCCTTGAGTATAGCGGGTATGGCCATTGCTGGTGAGTGCACTGGTGAGGTCACAAAGGTTGAGGGCAACAATGTAACAGTAAAGTGCAGTGATGGCACTGAGATGGAGGCGACAGGCGCGGCCAAAGTCGGTGAAAAGGTGACCGTAAAA of Dissulfurimicrobium hydrothermale contains these proteins:
- a CDS encoding peptidylprolyl isomerase, encoding MAVLKQMTGIYIIIFSVLFFAPFLSCAEMVSVGKNENHAVAEVHGKFITIKDVVEFAKTSPNFNSMLQFPGGAPKVLNELIWRKLLLLEGRDAGIIKPGEEKEGDDELLVLRVLKKLLPPFKPLTTEELHSFYERHKALFSTPLMLRISQIKVEIKDKGEAAALAKINEAKRAIDEGTPFDKVAKKYSEDGFSRDRGGDLGFIPMEKIESSKIEKTLESLPLNRPSGVLKNGDAFVIYMVTEREEPIADPYGKIIETVQQKADEWRRSKAMAELRKRLEKKWGVEYLDKEWMPKEDR
- a CDS encoding ABC transporter ATP-binding protein, whose protein sequence is MSLSLVRLRNCSKGYPLLSPGLGNLKNIWSFLTGRGDIPSFYAVHGIDLDISKGESIGLIGENGAGKSTLLKIIAGVVRPTSGTVEVNARIGALLELGAGFHPEQTGRENIRLAATLMGMTSAEIRESIDDIIEFADIGDHIDRPIKHYSSGMVVRLGFAIVTAMRPDLLITDEVLAVGDESFQKKCIRWMESYLSGGGTLMLCSHGMYHIQKLCRKALWLKDGKAHMFGDAMEVTQSYLAYFEEMERGCKEKTGPEELGVRKASIYDDVYSVLEVHMEDAYGKIVYDIRHGDDVTVRGVVYSPDGRTPVVAIGILRADGTPVYATSTEIDGSEPYILSNPGRFGFSIYFKKLPLLPGRYILRAHAMDPEAMRLFDPLECPFRVLGDIRDMGICYLEHVWRHE
- a CDS encoding ABC transporter permease, giving the protein MDAERRQMTAQGLWRLRELFFCLFKRELGNSYSGHLAGFFSIMVNPLVQLAVYAFVFKIVFKVRFPELSGQDFVAFVATAMWPWMAFQIGVQKGLASIEANRNLVKKVWLPHEFLVYASVGSIYVIQITGFIFVILVLYLTDFSIHVFKLPFILPVLILQFIFTAGLALIFAALKVFVEDLGQAIAPLFTVWFYATPVLYPISLAPIQLRNIIELNPMTYCVSRIRDVILYNKFQIGLMDAFQSVAIVLFFIFARLFFNRLSPYFENVL
- the tsf gene encoding translation elongation factor Ts, with translation MVDISAAKVKELRDRTNAGMMDCKKALQECGGDMEKAVAWLRQKGLAVAAKRAGRVTSEGIIQSYIHAGNKLGVMVEVNCETDFVAKTDQFIQFARDIAMQIAASNPICIRREDVPTEIIEKEKAIYKNQAVDAGKPEHIAEKMVTGRLEKFYKEVCLLEQPFVKNPDISVQDLLNELMAKMGENISIKRFIRYQIGAE
- the pyrH gene encoding UMP kinase, which codes for MPSKNFTALPYKRVLLKLSGEGLSDDLHGGISQDAVNELADELSQIHGLGVQMGVVVGGGNIFRGVMGAAQGMDRATADQIGMLATIMNALAIQDALTKRRVSTRIMSAIEVGRMAEPFIRARALKHLEKGRIVIFAAGTGNPFFTTDTAAALRALEIKADLLMKATSVDGIYDRDPKKYPEAVKFNNLTYQDVLEMGLKVMDASAVSMARDGRLPIIVFNMKTPGNIKGVIMGKPIGTIVRGG
- a CDS encoding Hsp20/alpha crystallin family protein, encoding MFEIQPWRPFRELSNLRREMDKVWEDFFGGGELVSTEGTWIPSIDLSETKDNLIIKAEVPGMDAKDIDISIAGDMLTIKGEKQRKTEEKDENYHRVETRYGSFSRMIRLPVSIDAEKATATYEKGVLKLVLPKKEEVKPKQIEIKTA
- the rpsB gene encoding 30S ribosomal protein S2, with translation MGYVTMKQLLEAGVHFGHQTRRWNPKMKPYIFGARNGIYIIDLQKTVKFFKTAYDFVSNIAEAGGIVLFIGTKKQAQDAIAEEAIRCEMPYVNNRWLGGTLTNFHTIQKGIEKLKRLDAMFEDGSIERFPKKEILLMNRLREKLTLNIGGIKNMTSLPSALFIVDSNEEEIAVKEAKKLGIPVVAIVDTNCDPDGIDYPIPGNDDAIRAIRLITAKMADAIIEGRQRLAEAQQAATDKAVTEEEMGADKNTVEETVVEVEEEYTAVEA